The genomic stretch CCTCTCCCAGCCCACCAGCAACCTGGTGGCCGGCTGCATGCAGCTGGGGCCGGCGCCCATGAGCGTGGGCAAGATGGACGACAAGTGCGGCGGCGTGCCAGGCGGCGGCATGGTGGGCATGGGCATGGGCGGGCCGGGCGGACACCCGCTCAGCAGCTACCCGTCGCCGGGCCTGCCCAGCCCGCCGTACGGCTCGCTGGAGGCCTCGCACCTGCTGCACCTGAAGGGCTACAAGGGCCCCGGCggcgccggcggcggcggcgcctaCGAGAACCCGTCGCCCAACGAGTGCAGCAGCGGCACGCCGCCGTACGACGGCCCGCTCACGCCGCCGCTCAGCATCAGCGGCAACTTCGCCCTCAAGCAGGAGCCGTCGCCGCGCGAGGCCGAGCGGAGCTACCCGCCGGCGGGCGCCCACGGCGTGCACTACCTCTCCTCCCACCACTACCCCCCGGGCTCCATGCCCGCCCCGGCCCACCCGCTCTTCCCTGGCTCGCGCTACGAGCTGCCCCTGGACATGGCCTTCGACTCCTTCGCCCCGCCGCCACACATGGTGGCCTCGCAGATGGGCACCATCTACAGCGAGTGAAGGATGCCACCCCCCGGGGCACTTCCTCTCCGTCCCGCCCGCACTCTGATGCCAGCTGCTGCTGACTCTTTACAGctcggcagtgtgtgtgtgtgtgtggggaggggggcatgaGTGCTAAATTGGACATTTCTGGACATTTCTCTGGCTGGTTCACACAAACAGCATGCAAAAGACTTTGaaagtggggaaaaaaagaaggaaagctAGAaataaggagaggaggaaagagacagctgccccccccccactaccacCTCAACTGAACCTACCTGTTACCTCAAAACTGCTGAGAAGTTGAGAGGCATCGTATGAAATGAATTGATTTTCCATTATTGTTGTCATGGCTGTGTGTTTTAATTTCTTGATTGTTTTTCATCCTGGATTCATTTCTGTTGAAATACTTGACAAACCCTATATGAGCCATATACAAATGCATCCATGCATGTTCTTACACTCCTGCTACAGGCGCAGAGGAAGAGTACTTTGTTTAACACTGAGAAACAGCTACCCAAAGTTTCATTTGTTTCTCATCCTACTGCCAACAGTCCTTCAACAAGACTTTGGTAGCACAGTGAAGTTTGCCATATGAATTGAAATACGTTTATTTATAATGgtatttaatatttattttgatGACTGTTGTCTGTCTCCTGAAACAATTATCAGCACAGTTTTTGTCAAATGTTTCAGTCCACTGCCAGTCACTGGTACTGATGAACtatttaaattatttattagattttttttctgtcattcaCCTCTATATTGTCATATCAGTCAATTTTTTGTAAATATGTTCATGTTTCGCACttaatgaaataaatattcTTATATTATATAATACTCCTTTTGTGATGCCTATTTAGTATCTCAAACATAAAAAACGTTGGTCTGGTCCTTAGACCTGGATGGTTGATCCCTTATTTTCCTAGCTATTTATCCACTTTCTTAGGTTTGTTTCCACAAAAAAAGCCCTTTTGGAACATTATCTTATGTACAAACATAGTAGGTACATCATTGTGATATAGTTCTTTTGCCTCACACAGATCCACTACATGTCTCTCCTAGAGAACAAATAAGTCTCAAGGGCTGGTCTGCACACAGCCATGTTTTTATCAGATGGTACCCACAAGGGTGACAAagtggcatgacaggatgatgGATGACTCTAGATAACCAAAGAGGTGTCCGTCCCACAGAGAGGCAGACCCAGCAACACCACTCCCTCCACCAACTTCCTGACCGTTAAAATGGTGTGAACTACTAAAAAAAAGCCCTGTAAAGTTAAGACCTATAAAGTTAAGCCTAAAGTAAAGATATAAAGTAAAGATATTTTCACGTTCAATAATTCAATGCCTTATCATGATTTACTTCAGCTATCCTTGAGAATATTTCCTCTGAACACATCAGGTACATTATTCCGTggaaaagaaatacaaaaaaaaaaaaaagattctttCACACATATTCAAATTATGCATATTCTGTCATCCATATTTTGAGATGTTGAATCTCATTTAGGGGGCACAATGGGGATGCACATGTCCTGTGTTTACATCTCTAATGAAGCATGAAACAGATGCCATTAGAGCGGCACCAGACCCTCCGCCCGCCGCCCGCCACCGTCAGGATCCTGAGGCCTGAAGCCTGCATGGCACAGAAGAGTGTGGCTCCAGTGAAAGATGAGGTGACAGCCTGAGAAGTGGTGTTGGAGTGGTCAGTCAGTCACTGTGCTGCCCTGGGCGCTAtgcacccctctctctgtcactcggtgtgtgtgtgtgtgtgtgtgtgtgtg from Sardina pilchardus chromosome 7, fSarPil1.1, whole genome shotgun sequence encodes the following:
- the neurod4 gene encoding neurogenic differentiation factor 4, translating into MMTKQFGKSGEVSELVSSLGWMEEDMSSQDGDRTPDMNRYRLSGGGSHDPLEMGSEDIDEEEEEDDDELGPDGEKAPKRRGPKKKKMTKARVERFRARRVKANARERSRMHGLNDALDSLRRVMPCYSKTQKLSKIETLRLARNYIWALSEVLESGAPAESPGFVDMLCKGLSQPTSNLVAGCMQLGPAPMSVGKMDDKCGGVPGGGMVGMGMGGPGGHPLSSYPSPGLPSPPYGSLEASHLLHLKGYKGPGGAGGGGAYENPSPNECSSGTPPYDGPLTPPLSISGNFALKQEPSPREAERSYPPAGAHGVHYLSSHHYPPGSMPAPAHPLFPGSRYELPLDMAFDSFAPPPHMVASQMGTIYSE